The DNA window tgtttctttttccagagaatctaatctaatttcatttcattttattttttaaatattctGACTAGCAATTATGGTTATTGTTGGAGAAAAATGTCCATACATTatccaatgaaatgaacgaTGACCAGAAGATTAATTATCTggaatttcaacaaattcgtcaacaattgaatccagattcaaaattaaaaaaatattttagcGCAACAATTTTCACTCAATTACTTTCTGaacatcaatcattatcatcatcatccttatCATCGATTCAATCAACGGGTGGAAAGATATCGATACTGACATTTTTTCGTTATGTAATGCGTAAAATTTGGTTACAACAAGCACGTGTATCGCTTTCATTTTGGGATTCATCCGCTAACGGTTATCTAACCAGAttggtatgatgatgatgatgtttttttttgatttttcaaatttcaattaatttttcacaatcatcaGGATCTAGAAAATTATATTCGCCAATTGATTCCAACATTGACCAAGGtttgaaaaacttttgattTTCTCACTTGAccagtttgtttgtttgttttatttcctATCAAATAGCTGAACAATATGGATAAATCCTATTATCCATTCTATATTTGTGTGgcaacaagaaaatttttcttcattcttgATCCACATAAACATAATCGTATACGAATAATTGATGTATTATTTTCCGGACTacttgatgatttattggaACTTcgtaataatggtgatggttaTGATCACAATGAttcgaataatcatcaaccacatcaccatcagcaacaacagcaacagacAACAAACACCGGAaatcgaaatcaatcaattatcgataattttaattGGTTTTCCGCAGCCAACACCATTCGATTGTATAACATGTATATTGAGtatgtaaaatttttgatctaattttttatttctcatcGCGATTTTTCATGGGaggaaaaaaactaaataatTTACggccaataaaaaaaatgatggacTCCCAATGTTGAActggattttgatttttcatttttttttatcactttTTCTTCTAGCCTCgacgatgatcataatgGTATGATATCGAAATTGGAATTGCGAAAATTTggcaatttcaatgaattgtttgtcgaacaattgtttgatgtttgtATGACTTATAACAAAGAAATTGTAtgtttaacttttttttcgattgattctggaatttaattttttttccattgattctTTATGACAATTCAAGGATTTCAAAACATTTATCGATATAATTCTGGCCCTAGAGAATCGtaaagaaattcaatcacagcattttttcttcactattCTTGATATTAATCATTGCCATTATTTGGATGATTATGTTTTaagatattttttcaaagcaATCGAAAATCAAATGCGACGACAAGGACAGGAaccgattcgattcgatgatTTTAGCAATGAAATCTATGATATGATCAGGCCACAAAAACATTCGAGAAGAATCTATTTTGATGATCTTGTTGCCAGGTTGTTTTCACTaatcaacattttgattgtttctaatggtttttaattttcattttttttgtatagtGGTCACGCCGATACAATCATCAGtatattgatcgatttcaATGGATTCTATGCATATGAAAATCGTGATTCAAACATTCGATTACGAAATGCAAACAATCGACCAATGTCACCGATGCTAAATTCTTgataaataatcatttgtgttcaaatatcaatcaattttgtaattaatttataaactatttttttaaaaaatcaataaaaaaaaattcaaaaaaagaatacctgagaaatttttcaaaaatatgaTGTTAAGAAAGATATTTccctagaattttttttttttggcattcgaatgtttgttgttataaTCAGCAGGTGATCAACACTTCCTTTCactgtgtgtctgtgtttatCGACGTATTTGCTATGAccttatgttttttttgtggataATGGATaaaggaaatgaaaatttggatttttacGACAATCTATATTTTTAAATatgttggccaaaaaaaaaaaaaaaaaatgaagaatgatAATGTCATCTCTTTGGATTTCATTCCATCTGTTGATAAAGTAAATATACAgtatttaaatgttttttcccatcaccaccaccaattttattttgatttatctCTTTCATATATTTGTTCCCTTGCTCCCAATTTCCAGACTATTGTGTGTCTGCTTGATGTGTATACGTGACATTTTTATGACATATTGGTAATGATCACGATGTGACGGACTGGCTGATCTAtaacaatatatatttattgttattatggtcattcatcattaatctcATCAATTGACAAGTGATAATAGCTATGGAAGAAGAAAACCTTTTATTATCCTTTacatcaccaacatcatcattatcacatcaATAAGAAACATCGactggtggtggtaaacCCCAATCATTTATAtgcacacaaaaaaaaaatttatgatcatAGTGACAATGGAATGaaaacgacaatgatgagtatttttttttttaaagaaaatttgttttcctcaaaaaaaaatgaatccatttaaattttccagCAAAACCTCTCactaacacacacattttacATCAACAACCATATCCGATGTggataatttatttgattcgtcggtcattgaataatgttcatttattcaaatcatgtgtttgtgtatgcgTGTTGATTAAAACTtgtcaatcataatcatcatcagtatatATTGTTTTGATGACTGGCttataaacatcatcatcattatagtCATCATAagattaaaaataataaaataaacaatcaacaaacgaaacaataaagaaaaaaaattcaaaatcaatccgataaacaaatcaattgatgaaaaaatgaatgaatcgattataaccaatttgatgatgattattattacattatTATGTTCATTGTTCttattgtcaacaacaacgaatgcATCTACCATCAATACTGCTGCTTTTGCATCTATTAGACATGGTCataaacgacaacaattcaaacaacaattttcatatcCGTATGTAAAACgtgaaaatatttattatgaaAGATTCGGAGTTTGGGTAAGTTAGAAAATACTTtatgttttatatataaatgattaatttcaatatatatgttgtaatgatattcaatttacaaataaaaaaaaaatcaaatatcaaGATACGAGATCCATATCGTTGGCTTGAAGATTCAAAAAGTACGGAAACAGCAACGTTTGTTCGTGAACAAAATGCCATAACTTCgaaatatattcattcaaatgttaattatgaatcaatcaaagaaaagtatgtgtttgtgtgtgtgtaacgaatgaatttttaattaatttgcttgttttttcttccatatttgttttgaatagATTCAAACAATTATACAATTATACAAGTTATGGTATTCCAACAAAACATGGtgataaatattttgttgcCATACGAGAACCAGAACAAAATCAAGCCATTATTTATAGCCTCAATTCATTGAAAGATGAACCGAACATATTTTTAAATCCAAATGATTTATCATCCGATGGTACGATAGCATTGAAATTTACAGCATTTtcaagaaatggaaaatattgtGCATATGGCATATCGAAAGGTGGTTCAGATTGGACCACTGTACGTGTGAAAAATGTCGATACATTAAATGATTTAGAGGATGATGTTctcaataaaattaaattctcCAATATTGCATGgacaattaataatgatggatttTTCTATGCTGTAAGTTTGTTTTAATGTAATTAACCttaacaataatcatttcattttatccaaAACTTGTATAGTATTATGATAAatataatggtgatggtgaagGGACCGACACTGATATACCAGAATATCAAAaactttattatcatcgtttaaatacaaaacaaacgaatgataTTGAAATATATGGATTTCCTGAACATCCCAAGTGGTTAGTGTAAGTGGaaataaattgtttgtttttttttactgcaATTcacacatcattatcactaaTTTTACTAGAggatcgataataatgagtGAAGATGGCAATAATATACATCTGTTTCCCACGGAAGGAACATCAAATTCACCATGGTTATATGCACATATCGATCCAATGGCTATAAATGGATCATCGATATCATTTGAATGGATTGTTACCGAACAAGAAATTGATTCAGAATATCATTATGttggtgataatgaaaattgtacATATGTACGCACGAATTATAAGGCAAAAAATTTCCGTCTAGTTTGCATTAATTTAAACAATCCATCAAGGGTAAATTTTAACTTTATGGCTAATGTTTTCAtccgattgattgattgttttcatcataataataaattatataGGATAATTGGCGTGACATAATAGCCGAATCATCAGAGGCAGTCTTATCTGATGCATTCATAGCTGATCATGATAAAATTGTAGCCACCTATATGATTAGTGTACAGAATAAATTGAAAGTGCATCAATTATCGGATGGAAAATTTCTATACGATATTGAAACAGAAATCGGTTCAATTATGACTGCTGGTGGTAAAATGCAAAGcccggaattttttttccgttattcaacatttttatcgCCCGgtataatttatcattatgatttatCCAATAATACAAAAgaggtttgtttgttttaaaaatctttaaaatgaaatgataatgaataacATTTAATAATTTCGTGATCTGTCTAGGTgtataaaaaatcaataattgctGGTTTGGATACATCCGATTATAATACTGAACAAATTTTCTACAATAGTAAAGACGGAACTAGTGTTCCAATGTTTATTGTTAAAAGAAAggtataatgatgatgatgatgataatcaattgattaacaattcaattgttttgtttacttATCTTTTCACAGAATATTACATTGAATGGCCAAAATCCAACATGGCTTTATGCATATGGTGGTTTTAACATTAATATTCAACCGGAATACAATCCAATGGCcatgttttttgttaaatattTAAATGGTATTTATGCATCGGCCAATAtacgtggtggtggtgaattCGGTGATGATTGGCATAAACAAGGAATGCttttgaataaacaaaatgtatttgatgattttgctGCTGCCGGTGAATGGTTAATTGGAAATAATTATACATCAAGAAATTAT is part of the Dermatophagoides farinae isolate YC_2012a chromosome 9, ASM2471394v1, whole genome shotgun sequence genome and encodes:
- the LOC124497884 gene encoding serine/threonine-protein phosphatase 2A regulatory subunit B'' subunit gamma; this translates as MDPFHFTEIPEFYHNRNGNDNVICAKLREQARFLFLNRLSKETIQNEELQQLWLLLEKNVHTLSNEMNDDQKINYLEFQQIRQQLNPDSKLKKYFSATIFTQLLSEHQSLSSSSLSSIQSTGGKISILTFFRYVMRKIWLQQARVSLSFWDSSANGYLTRLDLENYIRQLIPTLTKLNNMDKSYYPFYICVATRKFFFILDPHKHNRIRIIDVLFSGLLDDLLELRNNGDGYDHNDSNNHQPHHHQQQQQQTTNTGNRNQSIIDNFNWFSAANTIRLYNMYIDLDDDHNGMISKLELRKFGNFNELFVEQLFDVCMTYNKEIDFKTFIDIILALENRKEIQSQHFFFTILDINHCHYLDDYVLRYFFKAIENQMRRQGQEPIRFDDFSNEIYDMIRPQKHSRRIYFDDLVASGHADTIISILIDFNGFYAYENRDSNIRLRNANNRPMSPMLNS
- the LOC124497880 gene encoding prolyl endopeptidase, yielding MNESIITNLMMIIITLLCSLFLLSTTTNASTINTAAFASIRHGHKRQQFKQQFSYPYVKRENIYYERFGVWIRDPYRWLEDSKSTETATFVREQNAITSKYIHSNVNYESIKEKFKQLYNYTSYGIPTKHGDKYFVAIREPEQNQAIIYSLNSLKDEPNIFLNPNDLSSDGTIALKFTAFSRNGKYCAYGISKGGSDWTTVRVKNVDTLNDLEDDVLNKIKFSNIAWTINNDGFFYAYYDKYNGDGEGTDTDIPEYQKLYYHRLNTKQTNDIEIYGFPEHPKWLVGSIIMSEDGNNIHLFPTEGTSNSPWLYAHIDPMAINGSSISFEWIVTEQEIDSEYHYVGDNENCTYVRTNYKAKNFRLVCINLNNPSRDNWRDIIAESSEAVLSDAFIADHDKIVATYMISVQNKLKVHQLSDGKFLYDIETEIGSIMTAGGKMQSPEFFFRYSTFLSPGIIYHYDLSNNTKEVYKKSIIAGLDTSDYNTEQIFYNSKDGTSVPMFIVKRKNITLNGQNPTWLYAYGGFNINIQPEYNPMAMFFVKYLNGIYASANIRGGGEFGDDWHKQGMLLNKQNVFDDFAAAGEWLIGNNYTSRNYLTINGRSNGGLLAATSANQHPEIFGSSIAEVGVLDMLKFPLFTIGYAWVEEYGDVIKNSTHFNYVLQYSPLHNIRRNLEQYPNMLVVTADHDDRVVPAHSFKFISQLQYRLGRKLPDTPLMIRIDSNSGHGAGKPVSKWIEEYTDKICFLLNSTPYKYNEADQ